Genomic segment of Deinococcus planocerae:
CCGCGCCCCGGGCGCCCCCCCGCCGCCGCGCCCCCCACCTTCGGCCCACCCGGGCGTGGGCCGGAGGCGGACCGTCCCCCCGGCTCGCCCTCCGCGCGGGGAGTACGCTCGCGGACGGGCGCCGTGCTGTCCCGCGTCGCTCCCGCGCGTCCCTGCGCCGTGTTGCGCTTCGGGGGGCGGCCCTTAGGTCCCTTTTTCGGTCCGGTCATGGGGGAAGGATAGGGGAAGTGGTTCGTGGTCAGTGGAGACAGCAAGCAGGGGCGACAGCTTCAGCCATTGCCCCCACTCCCCACTTCCCACTGACCACTCACCGCTTACCTCGCCAGCCCCCGCACCACGCTCAGGTTCACGAAGCGGTTCAGGTCCGGCACGTCCCGCGCGAAGCCCGCCTCCTTGTTGAGCTGGGCGTACTCGGCGAGCGTCTTGAGGTTGATGTCCCAGGTGACCCGGGTCCGCGCCAGGGCCTTGAAGAGTTCGGCGGAGTTGGGCCGCTTGCCCGTGAACGCCTGAATCTGGTCGGCGATGGCCTTTTGCGCCCCCGCGTTGCTCTTGTTGATGAAGTTGATCGCGCCGAGGTGACCGCGCAGCAGGTCCCTCACGACCTCCGGGTTCTGCTCGGCGAAGCGGGTGTTCACCACGAACACGGTGGTCGTGTAGTTGCCGCCCTCCCAGATCGCCTTTTCGTTGGCGAGGAGTCTGGCGCCCTGCGTCTCCATGATCGCGCCCCACGGTTCCTGCACGAGGGCCGCGTCCACCTGCCTGCTGGCGAAGGCGGCGGGCATGTTCGCCGGGTCGATGGGCACGATGGTGACGGTGCCGCCCTCGTCGGTGGCCCTCAGGCCGTTGACGTGCAGGAGGTGGCGCAGGCTGATGTCTTGCGTCGAGCCGCGCGTGGGCACGGCGACCTTCTTGCCCGCCAGGCCCTTCACGTTACGGATGCCGCTGTCCCCCCGGCCCACGAGCACCGCGCCCGCGTTGGCCGCCCCCGCGTAGACCTGGATGGGCACCCCACGCATAAAGGCGTTCATCGCCGGGCCGGGGCCCACGTACGCCGCGTCGATGGCCCCCGCCGCGAACGCCTCGTTGATCTGCGAGCCGTTGGCGAACTCCTTGACCACGAGCTTGACGTTGCCGAGTTCCTTCTGAAAGAGGCCGCGCTGCACGCCGACCAGCCCCGCCGCGTGCGTCACGTTGGGGAAGACGCCCAGCCGGACTTCCTTGACCTGTTGCGCCTGCGCGCCGCCCAGTGCGAGGGCGAGCGTGGCGAGAGAGAGGAGGGTTCGCTTCATGGAGGTCAGTCTATCAAACAAATTGATCTATTTTGTAAACTGTATGGGCAAGCGGGCGGGGGAAGGGACCGGGGCGGGGTGAGCGTGAACCGGCCTTGAGCGAAATGGGAGACGACGCCCGCCCGCGCTTTTCGACAATGGGGCCGCAGAAGGGGGCCAATATGATCTCCAGAGCCGACGTGCGCCGCATCCAGGAGCTGCCCGACAACGCGATGGTCCTGATGGCCGTCGTCAACGACAATCCGGCCAACGTGGACAACGAGGGCGGGGCCCTTCAGACCCGCGTCAAGGGGGCGATGCAGGAGGCGGGCGTGCCCCCCACGGTGATGAAGCAGGTTCTCGACGACCTCTCGCAGCCCCGCACGCACCACGGCAAGAGCGCGCTGTATGTGGTGAGCGGCGACGGTGAAACGCTGGAGCGCTTCGACATCAACGCCGACCTGCCCGAACGCTTCCACTACGGGCGTCCCCTCAAATCTCTCGTGGCGAGCATCATGGACCTGCTGCCCACCGTGGCCGTCCTCGCGGTGGATCGAGAGTGGGCCCGCTTCTTCCTGCTGCGCCAGGGCGAACTCGCCGAGCTGCGGCGGCACGAGAACGTCCGCCTCGACGACGGTGAGCGGTGGGACACCTTGACCTCCAGTACCCGCCACGTCCCGGGGGCACCGGGAACCGGCGGCCAGGGCAGTGGCCCCCGCAGCGACAGCGGCACCGACCTCTTCGAGAGTCGCGAGGACGCCAACCAACAGCGTTTTTACAACCGCATGGCGGCGGAGCTGGGCGAGATGATGTCCCGGCGCGACATCAAAGCCCTGATCCTGGTGGGGCCGGTGCAGCGGGTGGCCGAGTTCAAGGCCGAGATTCCCGACAAGGCCCCCTACGAGGTGATCGGCGAGACCAACGTGGTGGGCGGCGCGGGCTGGGTGAACCCGGCGGAGATTCTGGAGAAGATCGGGCCCATCGTCGAGGGGTACCGCCAGAAGACGGAGGCCGCCCTCCTCGACCAGATTCAGGAGCAGGGCGTGATGGAGGTCGAGCGCGTGCTGGAGATGATCCAGGAGGCGCGCCTCTACCGGCTCGTGATCCCGGAGGACGGCTCGCAGATGAACCTCTACCGCAGCCACAACCGCGAGGTCCCCTACTTCACGAGCAGGAAGGATATGACCGAAAGCCCCCTCGACGGCAGCCTGATGGAGCGCGTCACGCTGGAGGAGGCGCTGCCCGACCTGATCGACCTCTACGGCATCGAGGTCAAGCGGGTGCACGGGGACCACGCCGAGCGGCTCGTGCGCGAGTTCGGCGGGTTGGCGGGGTTGCCCCGGTACTGAGCGAGGGGGATGGCGTGAAGACAGGTGCCGCCGTGACTCCTGGGGAGGGGGTGCGGCGTCTACGACGTTGAGACAGACGCCCAGACGGCTTTCCCCGGTCTACTGCCCTTGTCGGTTCTGAAGAGGCGGGGCCAGCACCACGGGCGGAATCCATCTCAGCCAGCGGCGCTCGCTATGCCAGCCCATACGGCCCGACCGTACACCGACGCGGGCATTCCCCGCCCTCTGCCGACGAACTGCAAGCTGAGACGCTAACCCCCGCCCAGCAGCCGCTTTAGCAGCATGAGTTGTCCCACGTGGTAGGCGTTGTGGTCCGCGACGAGCAGGAACTCGCGCAGCCACGTCTGCCCACCTCCTCCCGGTTTCGCACCGTTGGGCACGACGGCGAGGAGGTCGGTGGAGGGGTCGTCCAGCAGCGTCAGCAGCGCCGCCAGGTCTTCCTGGAAAGTCCGTGCCTCGGCGTGCCAGTCTTCGGGCGTCGCCTCGCGGGTGTTGTCGGGCCAGTAACCAGCGGGCCACTCCGGCTCCACGTACCCCTCGTCCCGCACGAAGTCGAGGATGTCGCGCTGGGTGAAGCGCAGGTGCCACAGGACCTCCCAGGCAGAGTAGGGCACTCCCTCCGGGCGGTCGTTGATGCGCCCCGGAGGAAAGCCTTCCAGCACGTCGTCGAGCAGGACGTGGGCCTGCCGCTCGGTGAGCAGCGCGCGAATGTGATTTCTCAGGGCCGCGTCCGCCGCCCCGGTCGTTTTGGTGGTCATGCCCGACTGTACTGCGCCCGTTGTCGTGTTCAGAGGTAGTCGAAGTACCGCTCGAACCAGGTCATCGGGTCGTTGAACGGACCTGAACACCTGCCATAGAAACCGTCATAAGGTCGGGCCAGTATCTCGGGTGGGATGACGTGGAAGCCGCCCTGCTCCACGAGGGGCAGAAGCTCAGGCTCCAACGGACTGCGGGTGGGCCGCCGCACTCCCTCACCCCACCAGAAGATCACCGCCATCCGCCCAAAGCTGGAGAAGCGAATTACGGCCTGGCATCCATCTTCGGTCTTGAGATAAAGGTCGGCGACACAACTCGCGTCCTGGTACTGATCGTCGTACTGCACGGGGACGCCCAATTGCTGCTCAATCCGGCGTGCGAGACTCCGCACCCCCACCAATAACGTCTCCCAATCCGTCTTAGAAAAACTGGGTGGGGCCTCCCACTCAGCGGGGTCGGGGCTGTCGTGTGCCATGAGCAAAGCGTGAATGTCCCCCGGCATGGGCAAACGGTATTCGCTTCCAGCGTCTTTTTCTTGCCCCGCGTACAATCCCCCCTGTGACGGTCGCCACCCCCAACCTCTCCAAACTGCTGCCGTCCGCGCCGGTCGGAAACGCCTTGCTCCTTCCGCAGGTGGCCCGCGCCGCCCTCTTCGCCGCTCACCCCGGGCCCGCCGTGCTGCTCACCACTCCCGACCGCGCCGGGCTCTACGCCTCGGCGGGCGTGCTGGGCGCCCCCGTGACCGTCAACCCCGGCCTGCGCGACTGGGGCGAGAAGCACGAGCACGTCGTCCTCGACGTGAACACGGCCCTCGACCTGTTCCCCGCGCACCCGGAGGACCACGCCGTCACCCTCACGGTGGGCCGTTCCTACCCGCGCGAGGAGTTGCTGGGCCGCCTGGAGAGGTTGGGCTACGAGCGCGGCGAGGAACCCGGCTTCGAGTTGCGCGGCGACACGCTGGAGTTGAGGCTGGAGCCAGGGGCGGGGGTGCCCCAGGACGCCGAAGCCCTCTGGATTCGCGCCGAGTTCTTCGGGGACGAGCTGGACACGTTGCGCCGCCTCGCCCCGGGGGAGCTGACGGGAGAGAAGATCAGGACCTTCACGCTGGAGCCCACCGCCGACTACCTGACGGAAGTGAAGTGGGACGCCACCCGCCTCGACCTCCTGCCGGGCCGGGTCTTCCTCGACGCGCCGGAGTTTTATGCCTCTGCCTTGGGGCCGCTCGCCGATACGCTCTGGCCCAGGTTACGTGACCGCGAAGTCACCTCTTTTGGCCGCTCTCCCTTGGAGCTGGCTGATTTCGACCTCGACCTGAAGGTGCTGCCCTTTTACCGCGCTCGCCTCTCCGACCTCGCGCGGGATGTGGACGACTGGCGGGGGGCGGGCTACCGCGTGCTCATCCTCGTGCGACATGACCGGACGGCGACGTATCTGGCGGAGAAGTTGCTCGAAACCCGCGAGGTGCCGTGGCTGACCATCCCGCGCGTCGAGGAGGGCGGCCTCGGCTTCCTGCGCGCGGGCGGCGAGGGCGGCTTCGCCATTCCCGAGCACCGCACCGTCGTCATCACGGAAGACCTGATCTACGGCTTCCAGGGCGGCTCGGCGCTGCGCGGCAAGAAGCTCGGCGGCAAGCCCGTCACCGATGCGCTGGGCCTCCACGTCGGCGACTACCTGATCCATCCCGAACACGGGATCGGGCAGTTTCAGGGGTTGGAGACGCGCACGGTCCTGGGCGTCACGCGCGACTACCTGAACCTCGAATACCGGAATGGCGCCCGCCTCGCCGTGCCCATCGAGCAACTGCCCGTGCTGCGCCGCCACCCCGGCACGACGGATGACCCGCCCGTGCTGTCGAGCTTCGACAAGAAGGACTGGGCGCGGGCCAAGGAGCGGGCGCGCAAGAACGCGGAGGAGGTGGCCGCCAAGCTCCTCGTGCAGTACGCCGCACGGCAGGTCACGCCCGGCAACGCCTTCCCCCCGCAGCCCGAGTGGGACGCGCAGGTCGAGAAGAACTTCGGATTTGAGCTGACCGCCGACCAGAAGACGGCGCTCAAGGAAACGATGCGCGACCTGGAAAAGCCGAACCCCGCCGACCGCCTGATCTCCGGCGACGTGGGCTTCGGCAAGACCGAGGTCGCCCTGCGCGCGGCGCACCGGATTGTCGGCCACGGCAGGCAGGTCGCCGTCCTCGTGCCCACGACCCTCCTCGCCGAGCAGCACACGTCTACGTTCGTCGAGCGCTTCAAGGAGCTGCCCGTCCGTGTCGAGGGCCTGAGCCGCTTCACCGGGGAGAAGCAGGCCCGCGCCATCCTCGCCGACCTCGCCCAGGGCAAGGTAGACATCATCATCGGCACCCACCGCCTGCTCTCGAACGACATTCAGTTTAAAGACCTCGGACTCATCATCGTGGACGAGGAGCACCGCTTCGGCGTGGGGCAGAAGGAGAAGCTGCGCGCCCTGCGCGGGCTCCCCCCCGTTCCCAAAGACGGCAAGATCGAGATTCCCGAGGGCGTGCGGGCCGTGGACACCCTGGCCCTCTCCGCCACGCCGATCCCGCGCACCCTCTACATGAGCATGGTGGGCCTGCGCGACATGAGCAGCATCCAGACGCCCCCCAAGGGCCGCAAGCCCATCCAGACGGTGCTCGCCCCCTACGACCCCGTGACCGTGCGCGACGCGATCCTCAGTGAAATCGAGCGCGGCGGCAAGGTCTTCTACATCCACGACCGCATCGCCTCCATCGGGGCGCGCAGCCTGTACCTGCGCAACCTCGTCCCGGAGGCGCGCATCGGCGTGGCGCACGGGCGGATGAACGAGGAGGAGCTGGAGGAGATCATGCTCGGCTTCGCGGGGGGGGCCTTCGACGTGCTGCTCTCCACCACCATCGTCGAGACGGGCCTGGACATCCCCGAGGCAAATACCATTCTGATCGAGCGGGCGGACCGCTTGGGCCTGGCGCAGCTCTACCAGCTTCGCGGACGGGTGGGACGGCGGCAGTCGGCGGCCTACGCCTATCTGTTCTACCCGCCGCGCATGACGGAAAACGCCCAGCGCCGGTTGTGGGCCATCGCCGACCTGCAAGACCTGGGAAGCGGGCACCTCCTCGCCGAGAAGGACATGGAGATTCGCGGGGTGGGCAACATCCTGGGGGAAGAGCAGCACGGGCACGTGCAGGCCGTCTCCATCGACGTGTACACCGAGCTGCTCGCCCAAGCCGTTGCCCGGTTGAAAGGGGAAAAGCTGGAGACGCCCGCGAGCGTCGCCATCGATCTCCCCATCAACGCCCGCCTCACGCCCGAATATTTCGACGGCAACGAGGAGGAGCGCATCGCCACCTACGGGCGGCTGTCGGAGGCGCGGACGCTTCAGGCCGTCAGCCGGGTCGAGCGCGACCTGCGCAAGAAGTACGGCCCGCCCACCCCCGAGGTCCAGAACTTCATCGACCTCGCCAAACTGCGCCTGACCGCCCTCGCCAAGCGGGTGCTGAGCATCGGCGAGACGATGACACATATTCAGGTCGCCTTCGCCTACAAGGGCCTGGACTACGACGCCCCCGGCCTGAAACGCTTCCCGCACAAGACGGAAGTGACAACTTTCCCGCCCGGCGTGAAGTTGGAGAAGCGGGGGATGAGGCCGGACGACTACGCGCGGGTGTTGATCGAGGTGCTGGGGTACTTTGGGTGAGGAACCCCTCCGCCCCCTTCGGGGGCACCTCCCCTTAAAAGGGAGGCTTTCGTGGGCCTCGTTCCTCCGGTGTCGTGCGTTCCAAGGCTCCCCTCTAAGGGGAGCTGTCGGCGTAGCCGACTGAGGGGTAGTCTTTTCCCATGCGCGACGCCTACACCCGGCGTCTGGCCCCCCGCGCCCGCGAACTCCGCAACAACCAGACCCCCGCCGAGCGCAAACTCTGGTTCGAGTTCCTCCGCACCCATCCGGTCAAGTTCCGGCGTCAGGTCCCGCTTCAAGGCTACATCCTAGATTTCTACTCACCTTCGCTAAAGCTGTGCATCGAACTCGATGGCCGCAGCCACGACGGTCGGGCGGTGGTGGAGTACGACGCCGAGCGGACGCGGCAACTCGCGGCGGCAGGCATCCAAATCGTGCGCTTCAGGAATGCGGAAGTGTTGGGGCAGTTTGAAGGCGTGTGCACGGGGATAGAGGCCCTTTGCCGAGGAGAAGCGCCGTTCTGAAGCCATAACAAAAACCGCCCACCCCACGGGCAGGCGGCTCCTGATTCCTTGTCCTTAAACGCTGATTTCCGCAAACCGCGCGTTCTCCCGGATGAAGTCCTTGCGGGGCGTCACGTCGGTGCCCATCAGGTCCTCGAAGATGCGGTTGGTGTCCATCAGGTCCTCGATGCTGACGCGCTTGAGGACGCGCGCCTCGGGATTCATCGTCGTCTCCCAGAGCTGCTCGGCGTTCATCTCGCCCAGGCCCTTGAAGCGCTGAATCTCGTACTTCTTGCCTTCCTTGTTCGCGCGGGCGACGTGCGCCTTCAGCTCCTCCTCCGTGTAGAGGTAGGTGCCCTTGTTGTTCTTCGTCTGCGCCCCCACCGTGATGCGGTACAGCGGCGGCTGCGCGATGTACAGGTGCCCCTGCTCGACGACGGGGCGCATGTAGCGGAAGAAGAAGGTCAAGAGAAGCGTCGTGATGTGCCCGCCGTCCATGTCGGCGTCGGTCATGATGATGATCTTGTGGTAGCGCAGGTTCGACAGGTCGAAGTGAACGTTGTCGCCCGTGCCCTCCACGCCCGCGCCGATGGCACCGATCAAGGAGCGAATCTCGGCATTCTTGAGAATCTTGTTCAGCTCGGCCTTCTCGACGTTGAGAATCTTGCCGCGCAGGGGCAGGATCGCCTGGAAGCGCCGCTCCCGCCCGCCCTTCGCCGAGCCGCCCGCCGAGTTCCCCTCCACGATGAACAGTTCGCTCTCGGAGGGGTCCTGCGAGGAGCAGTCCGCCAGCTTGCCGGGCAGGTCGTCATTCTCCAGCGGGTTGGAGCGCCGCACGATGTCGCGGGCCTTGCGCGCGGCCTCGCGGGCGCGGGCGGCCTCGGCGGCCTTCTCCACGATGGTGCGCCCGACCCTGGGATTCTCCTCCAGGAACTCCGCGAACTTCTCGCCCACGACGGCGTTCACGGCGGTCTGGGCCTCCGAGTTCAGCAGCTTGACCTTCGCCTGCGACTCGAACTGGGGGTCACCCAGCTTGACCGACACCACGCAGTAGATGCCCTCCAGCAGGTCGTCGCCGC
This window contains:
- a CDS encoding ABC transporter substrate-binding protein, translated to MKRTLLSLATLALALGGAQAQQVKEVRLGVFPNVTHAAGLVGVQRGLFQKELGNVKLVVKEFANGSQINEAFAAGAIDAAYVGPGPAMNAFMRGVPIQVYAGAANAGAVLVGRGDSGIRNVKGLAGKKVAVPTRGSTQDISLRHLLHVNGLRATDEGGTVTIVPIDPANMPAAFASRQVDAALVQEPWGAIMETQGARLLANEKAIWEGGNYTTTVFVVNTRFAEQNPEVVRDLLRGHLGAINFINKSNAGAQKAIADQIQAFTGKRPNSAELFKALARTRVTWDINLKTLAEYAQLNKEAGFARDVPDLNRFVNLSVVRGLAR
- a CDS encoding VLRF1 family aeRF1-type release factor, whose product is MISRADVRRIQELPDNAMVLMAVVNDNPANVDNEGGALQTRVKGAMQEAGVPPTVMKQVLDDLSQPRTHHGKSALYVVSGDGETLERFDINADLPERFHYGRPLKSLVASIMDLLPTVAVLAVDREWARFFLLRQGELAELRRHENVRLDDGERWDTLTSSTRHVPGAPGTGGQGSGPRSDSGTDLFESREDANQQRFYNRMAAELGEMMSRRDIKALILVGPVQRVAEFKAEIPDKAPYEVIGETNVVGGAGWVNPAEILEKIGPIVEGYRQKTEAALLDQIQEQGVMEVERVLEMIQEARLYRLVIPEDGSQMNLYRSHNREVPYFTSRKDMTESPLDGSLMERVTLEEALPDLIDLYGIEVKRVHGDHAERLVREFGGLAGLPRY
- a CDS encoding DinB family protein; this translates as MTTKTTGAADAALRNHIRALLTERQAHVLLDDVLEGFPPGRINDRPEGVPYSAWEVLWHLRFTQRDILDFVRDEGYVEPEWPAGYWPDNTREATPEDWHAEARTFQEDLAALLTLLDDPSTDLLAVVPNGAKPGGGGQTWLREFLLVADHNAYHVGQLMLLKRLLGGG
- a CDS encoding DEAD/DEAH box helicase yields the protein MTVATPNLSKLLPSAPVGNALLLPQVARAALFAAHPGPAVLLTTPDRAGLYASAGVLGAPVTVNPGLRDWGEKHEHVVLDVNTALDLFPAHPEDHAVTLTVGRSYPREELLGRLERLGYERGEEPGFELRGDTLELRLEPGAGVPQDAEALWIRAEFFGDELDTLRRLAPGELTGEKIRTFTLEPTADYLTEVKWDATRLDLLPGRVFLDAPEFYASALGPLADTLWPRLRDREVTSFGRSPLELADFDLDLKVLPFYRARLSDLARDVDDWRGAGYRVLILVRHDRTATYLAEKLLETREVPWLTIPRVEEGGLGFLRAGGEGGFAIPEHRTVVITEDLIYGFQGGSALRGKKLGGKPVTDALGLHVGDYLIHPEHGIGQFQGLETRTVLGVTRDYLNLEYRNGARLAVPIEQLPVLRRHPGTTDDPPVLSSFDKKDWARAKERARKNAEEVAAKLLVQYAARQVTPGNAFPPQPEWDAQVEKNFGFELTADQKTALKETMRDLEKPNPADRLISGDVGFGKTEVALRAAHRIVGHGRQVAVLVPTTLLAEQHTSTFVERFKELPVRVEGLSRFTGEKQARAILADLAQGKVDIIIGTHRLLSNDIQFKDLGLIIVDEEHRFGVGQKEKLRALRGLPPVPKDGKIEIPEGVRAVDTLALSATPIPRTLYMSMVGLRDMSSIQTPPKGRKPIQTVLAPYDPVTVRDAILSEIERGGKVFYIHDRIASIGARSLYLRNLVPEARIGVAHGRMNEEELEEIMLGFAGGAFDVLLSTTIVETGLDIPEANTILIERADRLGLAQLYQLRGRVGRRQSAAYAYLFYPPRMTENAQRRLWAIADLQDLGSGHLLAEKDMEIRGVGNILGEEQHGHVQAVSIDVYTELLAQAVARLKGEKLETPASVAIDLPINARLTPEYFDGNEEERIATYGRLSEARTLQAVSRVERDLRKKYGPPTPEVQNFIDLAKLRLTALAKRVLSIGETMTHIQVAFAYKGLDYDAPGLKRFPHKTEVTTFPPGVKLEKRGMRPDDYARVLIEVLGYFG
- a CDS encoding endonuclease domain-containing protein, giving the protein MRDAYTRRLAPRARELRNNQTPAERKLWFEFLRTHPVKFRRQVPLQGYILDFYSPSLKLCIELDGRSHDGRAVVEYDAERTRQLAAAGIQIVRFRNAEVLGQFEGVCTGIEALCRGEAPF
- a CDS encoding DNA topoisomerase subunit B, producing MTQTHDYDASSISILKGLEAVRKRPGMYVQGGTGVDGYHQLLTEIIDNAIDEGLGGFADEVHVIMHADGSATVTDNGRGIPVDVMKSEGRPAIEVIFTELHAGGKFGGGAYKVSGGLHGVGSSVVNALSTYLDVTVNKGGKLHHIRFERGAVAVPLEVLGKTPGDVQWATRVTFHPDPGVFHEFENRFDYDRIRRRLRELAYLTGLKIVIRDERTELHAGDVKEETFHEKGGIANFARALVIDDGKLLYDQPIVMRGTHSDVEVEVAFIHANTYSSDNILTYANMIRTRDGGTPLTGFKTAYTRILNKYAKDKNLIKAGNPVPGGDDLLEGIYCVVSVKLGDPQFESQAKVKLLNSEAQTAVNAVVGEKFAEFLEENPRVGRTIVEKAAEAARAREAARKARDIVRRSNPLENDDLPGKLADCSSQDPSESELFIVEGNSAGGSAKGGRERRFQAILPLRGKILNVEKAELNKILKNAEIRSLIGAIGAGVEGTGDNVHFDLSNLRYHKIIIMTDADMDGGHITTLLLTFFFRYMRPVVEQGHLYIAQPPLYRITVGAQTKNNKGTYLYTEEELKAHVARANKEGKKYEIQRFKGLGEMNAEQLWETTMNPEARVLKRVSIEDLMDTNRIFEDLMGTDVTPRKDFIRENARFAEISV